The nucleotide window AAAAATATAAAATAAAATAAAACAAAAAATTAAACCAAAAAACAAAGTCCACTGAATGAAAAGCGTAGTTTTATAAAATTGTAATAATATCAGATTCACAATAAGCTGTATTAATCCATAAACTAAAGATACTTGGAGGTGTGAGAAAATTTTAAAGTCTACTAATTTCTGATAGAGATGATGACGATGTGGTTCAAATATACTTTCTTCTGTGAATAGTTTTCGATAAATTAAGGTGTTACCAGCATCTGCACCATAAACTATTACCGTTAATAAAAAGAGAGGTGACTTAAAGTTTATGGTATAATATAATCCAATAAAAAAAAGTAATAGTCCAATACTAATACTTCCAATATCACCCCCAAAGAACAACGCTTTTTTTCTAAAATTATAGAAACAAAAAATTATTATTGAAATTATACTATAAATAAACAAATCGTCTGAAATTAAATTTTCACTTAAATTTAAAATATAAAATGAACTTATTACAATTAAGCTATAAAAACCTGTAATCCCATTAACACCATCCATAAAATTAAACATATTTATAATAGCCAATCCTAAAAAAAGAAAGATCATTGGCAAATAAAATGGTAATGAAAAGGTATTCAACTGCACTAATACTAAAAAAACGGCAAGCAATTGAAAAGGAAACCTAACCTTAGAACTTAAGGTATACATATCGTCTAAAAAACTTACTATAGAAATTAAAACAACTCCTAAAATAAAATAAGAATATTGATAATCGTTTGAAATAAAAAATAGTAAAATAGAAATTGGGAAAATAATTCCTCCCCCTCTGACTGTGATTTTTGTGTGCGAACTTCTTTGATTTGGCTTGTCTATTATTTTAAATTTGATCGCTAATTTAAAATATAAAAAAGATAATACGATCAAAAGGATTGTAATAAAAATATAGATTTTCATAAATATTAGAATGATGCTATCGTTTTTTCTAAACCTTTTTGGGTGGTCAAAGGTAATTCTTTTTGAATTGCTTTCTTTATTTTGGTATTTGAAACGGTATAGTTTTCAGTTAACTTTTGTAACTTTTCAGAATTTATTGGCAAAGGTAAGATATCACCTATTTTGGCTAAAATGTTCACTAAAAATTTAGAGACTTTCAAAATCTCAGCAGGTTTACCTACAATTTCACCTATAATTTCTACTAAGTTTACAGTAGATAAAGGTGTATCATCAGCAATGTTATAAATACCTGATGAAATTTTAACATTATCAATCAACTCATTAATAATAAAACATAAATTTTCTACGGAAACAAAAGATCTTTTATTTTCATATTTACCAAAAGGATAAGGAATGCCTTTAGACACAAAGCTATACAAAAGGTTTAAATTCCCTTTATTATTAGGCCCATGAATCATACATGGCCTTAATATATATACCCTTTTACCTTCTTGAATCTCTTTAGATAATATGTAATTTTCCGCTGCTAACTTAGATTTACCATATGCAGTTATTGGGCTTGGAATTACTTCTTCTGTTAATTGATCTTCTACATTATCCGCTGCTGCTTTTACAGAGCTCATATATATAAAAACTTCACATTCACTTTTTAAAAATTGATCAAACAAAGTTTTAGTTAATTCTGTATTTACTTCAAAATATTCTTTGTCCTCTGATGTATTCTTTAAATCATGTGCTTTACCGGCAAGGTGAATAAAACTTTTAGCATTATTAAAGTCTTCTAAAGTTAAGGTTGAATAACTCTTATCATCTTTG belongs to Polaribacter dokdonensis and includes:
- a CDS encoding NAD-dependent epimerase/dehydratase family protein → MQFITGNKGFVGQNLSNYLKKEKKITIGISRNPTKDDKSYSTLTLEDFNNAKSFIHLAGKAHDLKNTSEDKEYFEVNTELTKTLFDQFLKSECEVFIYMSSVKAAADNVEDQLTEEVIPSPITAYGKSKLAAENYILSKEIQEGKRVYILRPCMIHGPNNKGNLNLLYSFVSKGIPYPFGKYENKRSFVSVENLCFIINELIDNVKISSGIYNIADDTPLSTVNLVEIIGEIVGKPAEILKVSKFLVNILAKIGDILPLPINSEKLQKLTENYTVSNTKIKKAIQKELPLTTQKGLEKTIASF